One Vitis vinifera cultivar Pinot Noir 40024 chromosome 15, ASM3070453v1 genomic window, CCTGAGCAAAGCGGGCAGAGGACACCAATCCATGAGCATAAGAAATTTTATGCAGAATAGCAGAAGCTATTAAGGGCAGCAGAAACAAAAGCTATTTTGGAGGAGGAGATTCAACCTTGGGAGTTCCAAGAACCCAATCGCGTATGTGATCACAAGCAGAACTTGCAGCAGATAATGCACTTGATAGTTTCCGAGCTTTGATGATGGCTGCCCCACGCTGCTGCACAGTGGTGATGAACTCGGTGTTTATCCTATGAGAATGCAGGATGGTTAGTACTCCATACAAGTGATAAGCTTTTTTTGATAACAGAAGAGAACAAGATAAGAGTGGAATCAAGAAGCTACCAATTATCATCAGCAATGAGTTCTCTAACTGGTTTCTCTCCATTGCAGGTGGAGACAGTTGCATGATTGACATCCGGGTATTGAGTTGAAGAATGATTGCCCCAGATGATAGCATTTTTCACATCACCAACATGGACAAACAGCTTCTCCGAGATTTGACCAAGGGCTCTGTTATGGTCAAGTCGGGTAAGGCAGGTAACATTTTTCTCTGGTATTGAAGGAGCGAATTCCTTCAAAATAAGTGCATTGGTGTTTGCTGGGTTAGCAACCACCAGCACCTGTGCAAAGATAGAGCAAAACATGTTCACTTGCTAGGAACAATGTGATCTTTAAATTCTACAACAGCTAACTTAAAGATCAAGAGGTTTCCTCAAAGCCATTTAACATGATTATATATATCAGTTTTCTGCAACTAAGATCATATACTATGAAGCAAAAACACATGAGCCTTCTTTCATGATATCCCACTTCGGATAGgggaaaaagtttttgataCTACATATGTATGGACTCCTCTTAACCTCATGGACTCACCAAAAAAAGGGAGGTGTGAAAGAAGTGATATCTTGAAGCAACAATGAGATAAAAACGGAAGGCAGTTCTTCTGTTGTCCTGGATTAATGGTATGTTACAGTggggaaaaaatagaatgagAAATGTTGAAACCAAAATGCTTTTACCAAAGAAAGAGAACAGTTGGGAATTATTGAGACTGAGACTGAGCAGGGACATGTTCATATATGCTACATTAATACAAACAAAAACCATGACAGAGTGAGGTTGCTGACCATGGATAATtcattagttttgtattatgtaGGATCCTACCATATGTTCATCATCGGGAATTGAAAAACAATGCACAAGCAATCCTGAGGACTTTAAATAGGCAAACCTTACCTTGCAATTTGGAGCAGCATGTTGCTCCAAGGCTGAAGCTTGAGCCTTATAAATTGAtacatttttcttcatcatatccttcCTTTCCATTCCTTCCTTCCGAGggaatccaccaaccataactGCAATATTGACATCTTTGCAAGCTTCAATGGCATCTGTGGTAGCAACAACTCCTGGTGAACAAAAACACACCCGAAAAGGTTAACAAAAGCTCAAGATCAACCACTCTTAATGTCAATTAATTACCTAGTACTCAAACTAAGAAGCATACCTCTGAGAAGAGGAAAGGCAGCATCAATCAGCTCCATTTTCACTCCATTTAGGGCCTCAGCAGCAGGTTCAATATCAAGCATGTGCAGAATGACAGGCTGATCTGGGCCAAGCATGAGCCCTCTAGCAATCATTGGAACAAGAGCATACCCTATTTGCCCTGTGAAATAAGTCCACAATCCAACAATTCAAGGGAATATCCACCaagtcaaatatatatatatataccaaacCACTATTAAGGGAGACAGGAATGGTTTGACAACACCCTTGTATTAATGTGCCATAATCCATGAAGTAAAAGAGAATAAATGAAACATGCCTGCAGCACCAGTAACAAGAACAATAACGGGCTCCTCTTCTACATTAGGGAAGCTCCATATATATCTGATGATCCTCCAAAGCAAATAAACACAAACCAACACCACAACAATTTTCTGAAGCACTATATCATATTCCATTTCTCAACAGCAATTACACAAACATAACCACTGCAATCCCCCTATATATGCCCATGACCCAACACAAAAAACCACTGCTTTTAATTTCAATCACACGCATACgattaaacaaagaaagaatcCACAGCAACACCACCACAACAACGTGCATGTGTGGAGATACCAACACAAAGCCCACAAGAAAATCCAACTCTTCACCCCGAAGCAAAGAACCCATAAACCCTCTGCCTGGCATCTAGCCTAGAAAGCTGAGAAAGTAAATGATTgactaaaatataattttgaaaagctAGTACATCTGGGTCCTCATCACAACTGGgttattaatttcttttgtgAACACAattcccagcaaccaaacacaGAAGTAAAGGTAGAAGGAAGAGTACCAGCAGCCCCGGTGACAAGAACCCTAACTGCATCTTTCGCCATGGTTGCAGAATAGAAGGGGAGAGATtagtatgaaaataattaactGAACAAAAAATGGGTtgtaaactatatatatataagagagtGGGAGATGGAGATAAGAAGAAGGGTAGCAGAATCAAAGAGAGACGAAAATCGAGGAAAGAGATAAGGTAGGAGGAGAGATTGAGCTTTTACAGTTGGAAAGAGTCGTCACCCATGCTCCATGCATGAAACCAAGTTGTTTTCTTGCTAATCTTCAGGGTTGACCTtgtcctccattttttttttcctatatgtAATGTGTAGGCTGAAAATCAGTCTAATCTAACTGGATTTGTGCTCTGTTTGGATAAAGAAAATCCAAGGAGAAGAGAAAGTTGAaagaaattaaatgaaaatgagttccaaaataaatgttaattttttttagattatgtTTAGCATGGGATAATTTTTGCAATGGGGTAACTTTGGAAATTAGTATTTGATGTGTTTATTTTAGGTGTAACGCAAAAAACCCTTTGAGAATGACCGCATTCAAAACCATATTAGTAACTAAATTatgagttattttaaaatttagagtacatttaataaaaattttatccgGAAATGTTTtctttgataatatttttaatcaaagtgtttttttttttttataaatatttttaggagaattattttaatgtttttttaagaattattataagtgattttctaaatttttaaaagtattttataaattttataaaatcagttgatttttctctaaaatcgttttttaaatttgaaagtgttttatttatttatgggaTCCTTCACCAgatgatgaaaaaattaataattataaaattattagtcTCTCactaatttgataaattattacaTCTAGAAACTCTTCAAATTATGATgcataaatcattaaattcaattatcAAAACTTAAACACATATTAAGTGtacaaattatttatgatataaactattttgaaaatacattaataaaaaataactcaaaCTAATAAgccatataaaattatattcattaatCACATATAAATTGTAAATAGGTGTAGAACTTGAATGGGTTGCTCCGACCTAACTCCACCAACCTGATGCTTGGACGACAGagttaaacaaaaaattttgataCTCAGATTGAAATTGAGTTAAGTTTTCTcaacttgaatttaatttgGATTGAGTTCGAACCAAGATTCAAATAACTCTAATATAACTTGAAATCgattttaatttaaactttatttaatattttataatatttataatgttaattattatatataataatatttattttcttttttatttttaaattatcatatataaaattaaaaaaaatactataaatgaattttgaatcaaaCAACCAATCATAATCTAACCCAACAATTCAAGTTTAACCCATTCACTATCTTATTACAAATTTATGACATACATAAATAGAGGGAAAATACGTAGAAAGTTATTACAAACTTAAAGGACTTCAATTTAGAGGGCATGTCACACTAGCCCACACTACTAATAGAAGAAGGAGGCTGGCCATTTGATGTTGTCATCAAGCTCTCATACACCAAACCTGCAATGCCCCCTCCAACCAGGGGTCCGACCCAGTAAACCCACTGCTTCTTCATATCACCCGTTACAAATGCCGGTCCAAATGATCGGGCTGGATTCATTGACCCGCCCGTTAACGGTGCTGTCACCAATATATTCGCCCCGTATATAAA contains:
- the LOC100256452 gene encoding malate dehydrogenase, cytoplasmic isoform X7, which codes for MGQIGYALVPMIARGLMLGPDQPVILHMLDIEPAAEALNGVKMELIDAAFPLLRGVVATTDAIEACKDVNIAVMVGGFPRKEGMERKDMMKKNVSIYKAQASALEQHAAPNCKVLVVANPANTNALILKEFAPSIPEKNVTCLTRLDHNRALGQISEKLFVHVGDVKNAIIWGNHSSTQYPDVNHATVSTCNGEKPVRELIADDNWINTEFITTVQQRGAAIIKARKLSSALSAASSACDHIRDWVLGTPKGAWVSMGVYSDGSYGIQPGIIYSFPVTCEKGEWSIVQGLKIDEFSRGKMDATAKELMEEKALAYSCLN
- the LOC100256452 gene encoding malate dehydrogenase isoform X5 codes for the protein MDAVRVLVTGAAGQIGYALVPMIARGLMLGPDQPVILHMLDIEPAAEALNGVKMELIDAAFPLLRGVVATTDAIEACKDVNIAVMVGGFPRKEGMERKDMMKKNVSIYKAQASALEQHAAPNCKVLVVANPANTNALILKEFAPSIPEKNVTCLTRLDHNRALGQISEKLFVHVGDVKNAIIWGNHSSTQYPDVNHATVSTCNGEKPVRELIADDNWINTEFITTVQQRGAAIIKARKLSSALSAASSACDHIRDWVLGTPKGAWVSMGVYSDGSYGIQPGIIYSFPVTCEKGEWSIVQGLKIDEFSRGKMDATAKELMEEKALAYSCLN
- the LOC100256452 gene encoding malate dehydrogenase isoform X4; this translates as MAKDAVRVLVTGAAGQIGYALVPMIARGLMLGPDQPVILHMLDIEPAAEALNGVKMELIDAAFPLLRGVVATTDAIEACKDVNIAVMVGGFPRKEGMERKDMMKKNVSIYKAQASALEQHAAPNCKVLVVANPANTNALILKEFAPSIPEKNVTCLTRLDHNRALGQISEKLFVHVGDVKNAIIWGNHSSTQYPDVNHATVSTCNGEKPVRELIADDNWINTEFITTVQQRGAAIIKARKLSSALSAASSACDHIRDWVLGTPKGAWVSMGVYSDGSYGIQPGIIYSFPVTCEKGEWSIVQGLKIDEFSRGKMDATAKELMEEKALAYSCLN
- the LOC100256452 gene encoding malate dehydrogenase, cytoplasmic isoform X6 codes for the protein MHGAWVTTLSNWQIGYALVPMIARGLMLGPDQPVILHMLDIEPAAEALNGVKMELIDAAFPLLRGVVATTDAIEACKDVNIAVMVGGFPRKEGMERKDMMKKNVSIYKAQASALEQHAAPNCKVLVVANPANTNALILKEFAPSIPEKNVTCLTRLDHNRALGQISEKLFVHVGDVKNAIIWGNHSSTQYPDVNHATVSTCNGEKPVRELIADDNWINTEFITTVQQRGAAIIKARKLSSALSAASSACDHIRDWVLGTPKGAWVSMGVYSDGSYGIQPGIIYSFPVTCEKGEWSIVQGLKIDEFSRGKMDATAKELMEEKALAYSCLN
- the LOC100256452 gene encoding malate dehydrogenase isoform X2, producing the protein MHGAWVTTLSNYAVRVLVTGAAGQIGYALVPMIARGLMLGPDQPVILHMLDIEPAAEALNGVKMELIDAAFPLLRGVVATTDAIEACKDVNIAVMVGGFPRKEGMERKDMMKKNVSIYKAQASALEQHAAPNCKVLVVANPANTNALILKEFAPSIPEKNVTCLTRLDHNRALGQISEKLFVHVGDVKNAIIWGNHSSTQYPDVNHATVSTCNGEKPVRELIADDNWINTEFITTVQQRGAAIIKARKLSSALSAASSACDHIRDWVLGTPKGAWVSMGVYSDGSYGIQPGIIYSFPVTCEKGEWSIVQGLKIDEFSRGKMDATAKELMEEKALAYSCLN
- the LOC100256452 gene encoding malate dehydrogenase, cytoplasmic isoform X3, producing MHGAWVTTLSNFRVLVTGAAGQIGYALVPMIARGLMLGPDQPVILHMLDIEPAAEALNGVKMELIDAAFPLLRGVVATTDAIEACKDVNIAVMVGGFPRKEGMERKDMMKKNVSIYKAQASALEQHAAPNCKVLVVANPANTNALILKEFAPSIPEKNVTCLTRLDHNRALGQISEKLFVHVGDVKNAIIWGNHSSTQYPDVNHATVSTCNGEKPVRELIADDNWINTEFITTVQQRGAAIIKARKLSSALSAASSACDHIRDWVLGTPKGAWVSMGVYSDGSYGIQPGIIYSFPVTCEKGEWSIVQGLKIDEFSRGKMDATAKELMEEKALAYSCLN
- the LOC100256452 gene encoding malate dehydrogenase, cytoplasmic isoform X1 yields the protein MEYDIVLQKIVVVLVCVYLLWRIIRYIWSFPNVEEEPVIVLVTGAAGQIGYALVPMIARGLMLGPDQPVILHMLDIEPAAEALNGVKMELIDAAFPLLRGVVATTDAIEACKDVNIAVMVGGFPRKEGMERKDMMKKNVSIYKAQASALEQHAAPNCKVLVVANPANTNALILKEFAPSIPEKNVTCLTRLDHNRALGQISEKLFVHVGDVKNAIIWGNHSSTQYPDVNHATVSTCNGEKPVRELIADDNWINTEFITTVQQRGAAIIKARKLSSALSAASSACDHIRDWVLGTPKGAWVSMGVYSDGSYGIQPGIIYSFPVTCEKGEWSIVQGLKIDEFSRGKMDATAKELMEEKALAYSCLN